In one Pseudoliparis swirei isolate HS2019 ecotype Mariana Trench chromosome 23, NWPU_hadal_v1, whole genome shotgun sequence genomic region, the following are encoded:
- the LOC130188421 gene encoding uncharacterized protein LOC130188421 encodes MDITSYLQRFEGSLSSYTGDDPLEQFSKPGRGHRVGLPGGAAALRGRSSASRRPELSGTSGGRRRSIPQAITTLVKSYFQDVQLCLTTKEYTTAWQRLDIGIMAGCTISPLAFTMAMEVIIRASRWVVGGQQLKAGLRLPPIRAYMDDMTTLTTTMPCTRRLLKKLQENIEWARMKIKPSKSRSISVVKGKLSEQRFFIGEEPIPTVLEKPVKSLGRWYDANLKDKDQVHQLRQDTICGLESIDKSLLPGRLKLWCLQFGLLPRLMWPLTIYEVPISKVEKLERLISSFARKWLGLPRCFSNIGLYGRGILELPVSSLTEEFKCSKVRLEMTLTESPVSLVVTNGGSSGII; translated from the exons ATGGACATCACCAGCTACCTGCA GCGCTTCGAGGGCAGCCTCAGCTCGTACACCGGGGACGACCCCCTGGAGcagttcagtaaa CCCGGCCGTGGTCACCGTGTCGGCCTACCTGGCGGAGCAGCTGCTCTGAGGGGTCGGAGCTCTGCTTCGAGGAGGCCAGAGCTCTCAGGTActtcaggaggcaggagacggaGCATCCCACAGGCTATCACCACTCTTGTCAAATCCTATTTCCAGGACGTCCAGCTATGCCTCACAACTAAGGAGTACACCACAGCATGGCAGCGTTTGGATATAGGGATCATGGCAGGATGCACCATCTCCCCTCTGGCCTTCACCATGGCAATGGAGGTCATCATCCGAGCCTCCCGATGGGTGGTAGGAGGTCAGCAGCTCAAAGCTGGTCTTCGACTCCCTCCCATCAGAGCGTACATGGATGACATGACCACACTCACAACAACCATGCCATGCACAAGGCGACTGCTGAAaaagctccaggagaacatcgAGTGGGCCCGGATGAAGATAAAGCCAAGCAAATCCAGGAGCATATCAGTCGTCAAGGGCAAGCTGTCAGAGCAGCGCTTTTTCATTGGCGAGGAACCCATACCAACAGTGTTGGAGAAGCCAGTGAAGAGCTTAGGGCGCTGGTACGATGCCAACCTCAAGGACAAAGATCAAGTGCACCAGCTTAGGCAGGACACAATCTGCGGCCTCGAGAGTATCGACAAGTCCCTGCTTCCTGGCAGGTTAAAGCTCTGGTGCCTTCAATTCGGTCTTCTACCCCGGCTGATGTGGCCTCTTACCATCTATGAGGTCCCTATCTCCAAGGTTGAAAAACTGGAGAGGTTGATCAGCTCGTTTGCCAGAAAGTGGCTGGGTCTTCCCAGGTGCTTCAGCAACATAGGGCTGTATGGAAGAGGCATTCTGGAGCTGCCTGTGTCCAGTCTTACAGAGGAGTTCAAGTGCTCCAAAGTAAGGCTGGAAATGACACTAACAGAATCCC CCGTGAGCCTGGTGGTAACAAATGGGGGCTCGTCCGGGATCATCTGA